The following are from one region of the Aequoribacter fuscus genome:
- a CDS encoding M14 family zinc carboxypeptidase — translation MKHLFTFILLFAFGSLQTAESFSAEVKLQELVAADITFDPNLPKPEDITGIKVGERHWYSHEIQRYLDALAEDSPRMVALGEHARSYGGRPLVSYAISSPENLANLEQIKASRSHIIDPASNIDLSAQPAVVHMMYSIHGNEPSGSNATPLVAYYLNAAQDAELEQQLKHVVIIFNPMQNPDGLDRFAHWSNNHRGRNPSSDPNDREHREHTPNGRGNYYGFDLNRDWLAHQFPESRGRLALMHEWKPNVQLDFHEQGSNSHYFFMPGKPERTNPLTPDMNQVLTAKIGEYHAHALDQKGVLYFTQENYDDFFMGKGSTYPDLFGTVGILFEQPSSRGTHQQTINGLLDFPTTIGNQILTSLSSIRAAADLKDELLTYQRDHFLSANTLKGYYLARAEDDPTRLKEFIRVLKGHNIQIQSLTEDITAEGHVFSTQDSIAIPRDQPNAAYLEALWNRPVEFEENVFYDVSTWTLPLAFDLQHTEKAVLKAKTAPLSDDFLTTAHELPTSTIGYLIDWRDSATAALLYDLLDAGANVRAAKSPFRAKTEGGARDFGYGTLFISPELNTTLPERVMALLQDAAARGLPVHAASSSFTSTGIDLGSREFDVLTLPKVLLVTGPGTSGYDTAELWHLLDRVVDMPLTMIDTFRLPSTDLERYTHILLTDPLKAVPGISKKLGAFVQAGGVLWAQGDRTIDWLKQEGITQVIWKETARQTMSSAFQRTVKKDNASTDELERLLPARQAYADADNEAAYRLVRGVILNGDIDITHPLGFGYTDRALPMFRTNNRFMLRSDDPFATPIAYNEQALMSGYMSRENQELAGSSASIIVDSKGKGAVILSLDDPAFRAFWWGSQRVLINSIFFGELL, via the coding sequence ATGAAACATCTTTTTACCTTCATCTTGCTGTTCGCCTTTGGGTCACTTCAAACGGCTGAAAGTTTTAGTGCTGAAGTGAAGCTTCAAGAGCTTGTTGCTGCTGATATTACTTTTGACCCTAACCTACCAAAGCCCGAGGATATTACTGGCATAAAAGTCGGTGAGCGCCATTGGTATTCGCACGAGATTCAACGCTACTTAGATGCTCTAGCGGAGGACTCGCCCCGCATGGTCGCCTTGGGCGAGCACGCACGCAGCTACGGCGGTCGGCCGTTGGTGAGTTACGCCATCTCATCGCCCGAGAATCTAGCGAATCTAGAACAAATTAAAGCGTCACGCTCACATATCATCGATCCTGCCAGCAACATCGACTTAAGTGCACAACCCGCCGTCGTGCACATGATGTACAGCATACACGGCAACGAGCCCAGTGGTAGTAACGCGACCCCCCTAGTCGCCTACTATTTAAATGCCGCTCAAGATGCCGAGCTGGAGCAACAACTCAAGCATGTAGTCATCATTTTTAACCCCATGCAAAACCCCGATGGACTGGACCGTTTTGCACATTGGAGCAACAACCATCGCGGCCGAAACCCCAGCTCAGACCCCAACGATCGTGAGCACCGGGAACACACGCCCAACGGCCGCGGTAATTACTATGGCTTTGACCTAAACCGCGATTGGCTTGCTCATCAGTTCCCTGAAAGCCGGGGCCGTTTAGCGCTAATGCACGAATGGAAACCTAACGTTCAGCTTGATTTTCACGAGCAGGGCAGCAATAGCCATTACTTTTTTATGCCGGGTAAGCCTGAGCGCACAAACCCCTTAACACCCGACATGAATCAGGTGCTCACGGCCAAGATAGGCGAGTACCACGCACACGCATTAGATCAAAAGGGTGTGCTGTATTTCACCCAAGAGAACTACGACGACTTCTTTATGGGGAAGGGGTCGACTTACCCCGACTTGTTCGGCACCGTTGGCATTCTGTTTGAGCAACCCTCATCTCGCGGGACCCACCAACAAACCATCAACGGTCTACTCGATTTTCCGACCACCATCGGCAATCAGATTCTGACCTCGCTATCGTCAATTCGAGCAGCCGCCGACCTAAAAGACGAACTCTTGACCTACCAGCGAGACCATTTCTTAAGCGCGAATACGTTAAAGGGCTATTATTTGGCGCGCGCTGAGGACGACCCAACGCGCCTGAAAGAGTTTATCCGAGTGTTAAAGGGTCACAACATACAGATTCAATCATTAACGGAAGATATCACTGCCGAAGGCCACGTATTCAGTACGCAAGACTCGATAGCGATACCCCGCGATCAGCCCAATGCAGCCTATTTAGAGGCCTTGTGGAATCGACCAGTGGAGTTTGAAGAAAACGTCTTTTACGATGTCTCGACTTGGACTCTACCCCTAGCGTTTGACCTACAGCACACCGAAAAAGCTGTCCTAAAAGCGAAGACAGCACCGTTATCCGATGATTTCTTAACGACAGCACATGAGTTGCCCACCTCTACTATCGGATATCTCATTGACTGGCGCGACAGCGCCACGGCCGCTTTGCTATATGATCTTCTCGACGCTGGCGCGAACGTCCGAGCGGCAAAAAGTCCCTTCCGAGCAAAGACAGAGGGGGGCGCGCGCGACTTCGGTTACGGCACACTGTTTATCAGTCCCGAATTAAATACAACTCTGCCTGAGCGTGTAATGGCTCTCCTGCAAGACGCAGCCGCCAGAGGATTGCCGGTTCACGCAGCCAGCAGCAGCTTTACGAGCACGGGCATCGATTTAGGAAGTCGCGAATTCGACGTATTAACCTTGCCCAAAGTGCTCTTGGTAACTGGGCCAGGCACTTCAGGCTACGACACCGCGGAGCTTTGGCACTTGCTCGATCGCGTAGTCGATATGCCGCTGACGATGATCGATACTTTTCGACTACCAAGCACTGACCTGGAGCGTTATACCCATATTTTGCTCACCGATCCCTTAAAAGCGGTGCCCGGCATCAGCAAGAAGCTCGGCGCCTTTGTGCAGGCAGGTGGCGTGCTTTGGGCACAGGGCGACCGCACCATTGACTGGCTGAAGCAAGAGGGCATAACTCAGGTCATTTGGAAAGAAACTGCGCGTCAAACGATGAGCTCCGCGTTCCAACGCACCGTCAAAAAAGATAACGCCAGCACTGACGAACTTGAACGATTGTTGCCAGCCCGACAGGCTTACGCCGATGCCGACAACGAAGCCGCATATCGACTCGTTCGGGGAGTTATTTTAAACGGCGATATCGATATCACGCACCCTCTAGGATTCGGTTACACCGATCGCGCACTACCGATGTTTAGAACCAACAATCGCTTTATGCTGCGATCTGACGA
- a CDS encoding magnesium transporter CorA family protein, producing the protein MIQAHWVNPTLTHVSGDESLITQWRDFGGWLWLDIQGELNGNAKSLLQTFGCHELALKDVQRDRHPPKVEWFQEHTFIIFRGLTELGDNLNFKPLQLSLFVGEGYLITVHSRPSLSIQQHRERQDLTSLITNPQRFALSVLHYSAGLFLEALLSFDSDLIRIEDEMLEHGNDQLLKDLIRCRSQLRKMQRNFNYHETLANELITLWDDPEETVELTHRLRDLYDRCERLASLSAQQYEICGDLIDGYFSLSSHELNNTMRILTVVTSIFVPLGFLAGLYGMNFDYIPELHIRNGYFILLGAMATLAAAMIAIFKAKRWF; encoded by the coding sequence TCTCAGGAGACGAGTCTCTCATCACTCAATGGCGCGATTTCGGCGGCTGGCTCTGGCTCGATATTCAAGGAGAGCTCAATGGCAATGCCAAGTCGTTATTGCAAACCTTTGGCTGCCACGAACTCGCGCTAAAGGATGTACAACGCGATCGACACCCACCGAAAGTGGAGTGGTTTCAAGAACACACCTTCATCATTTTTCGTGGCTTAACCGAACTGGGCGATAACCTAAATTTCAAACCGCTGCAGTTGTCTTTATTCGTGGGTGAAGGTTATTTAATCACTGTCCATTCGCGCCCATCTCTCAGTATTCAGCAGCATCGAGAACGTCAAGATTTAACAAGCTTGATTACTAACCCTCAACGATTCGCACTCAGTGTTCTGCATTATTCCGCGGGGCTATTCCTAGAAGCGCTTCTGAGTTTTGATTCTGACCTCATTCGCATCGAAGACGAAATGCTCGAACACGGTAACGATCAACTGCTCAAAGATCTGATTCGTTGCCGGTCTCAACTTAGAAAAATGCAGCGTAACTTCAACTATCACGAAACGCTGGCAAACGAATTAATTACACTGTGGGACGATCCAGAGGAAACGGTAGAACTGACCCACCGTTTGCGAGATTTATACGACCGCTGTGAACGCTTAGCCAGTCTGTCAGCGCAACAGTACGAGATTTGTGGCGACTTAATCGACGGCTATTTCTCTTTAAGTTCACATGAGCTCAACAACACCATGCGCATTCTGACAGTGGTCACATCTATTTTTGTGCCATTGGGTTTTCTAGCGGGATTATACGGCATGAATTTCGACTACATCCCAGAACTGCACATACGCAACGGCTACTTCATTTTGCTGGGCGCAATGGCAACATTGGCCGCCGCTATGATTGCCATTTTCAAAGCGAAACGATGGTTTTAA